The genomic interval GTAACGGAAAAAAGGGTGGTTTTGAATTGTAGCCAATATATCACTGAAAAAACCTATGGCTACGGTTATGACGGACCTGTTGCCCAAGCAGGTATAGTAACAACTAGAATAATGGAGTAGGTGATGCACGGTACCCTGAGGCTACCCACTATCCATTCGCTTTTGTGTTGCTGACACCTTGCTGTACATGATGCAACTATAAACCCTTTCTCAAGCGACACCCGGGAAGATATTCGCCTGAATAACAGCAAAGCAAAAAGAGTGATTACTTTTTTTAATCCACGTAATTTGATGGCGAATTTCGAATCCTTACTGAGAATTCAACAAACACGCAGAGAATACAGTCCATTTGATCACATAGATTATACATCTTTCAAGACATGGTTTATTTTATCATCCATCAACAAAATTCAAGACTCACTTAAATAAGACTTAAATAAAGCACTGCCCTTACATTCAAAGAAGGCCTGTTTTTATAACAGGGCTCTAAGGATTCTGGGTGAAACAGAAAATCAAACGACATTATAGACCGAATAATCTCACTGTCAAACGGGTGTGTCCGGGGGGACAATTATTTAACTGTGTCGTCCTATATCCAACCAATATTAACCTTTATCTTCAGCaaacatttctgtgtgtgtgtgtgtgtgtgtgtgtgtgtgtgtgtgtgtgtgtgtgtgtgtgtgtgtgtgtgtgtgtgtgtgtgtgtgtgtgtgtgtgtgtgtgtgtgtttgtgtgtgtgtgtgtgtgtgcttatgtgtttgAGTGACAATAAAGAAAACAGCCTTAGATAAGAGTCACAAGCCATttaatttctttatttgtttagtttttgAGCCTATGATCTGTATTGTTTGAATGTTTAAACACTGACTTGACTGCAAATCCCTCCTCCCTAATCAATAATCGGAGTGTTGTACAATAGAGCCACCTACTGACAGCAATGGATTACTGTTAGGAGTATCCTCTATTGTTAATCTTGATAAAGTACCTTGAGCTTCATTTGAACAACCAACATAGAATGAACGGAAAACCACATCTGCATCTGCTCATTTATTCCTTTATAATCAGATTAAACACATTCCAGACTTTTTATTGATGAGGATTGTGAGCATTTCTTTGATCGTTACAAAGAAGCACACCTGATATGTCTGTGGGAGAATCTAAAGTGAATCACCACTTTTAATTACCTAGTAACCCTTCACTTGTCTCTTTCTGGTAAATACCTACCAGTTGTAATGTTATTATTCTCAGGGTTTTTCTCagtttgttaatttatttcaaATAGTATTTGTATAACACTTTATGAATTGTGATTTATACTCCTATGTGGATTCTTGCAAAGCATAGGCCTGGGCATACTGGGCATACGTGTTTAACTTCTGAAAGATTCAAAGAAAAATTTACATCTAAATTTATAATTCTCACCCAGGGAGGACAATTTAAAATGCAACCATGCAACCATCAGCATTTGCCTGTTCATTTAGTATTAAAACATATAGAATATTACCTAATCTTAATCAAATTGGCCTCCTCTTTGTCTGAGACGCAGATATATCTGTGACAAAGATGGTCTGTGAAGTGGAAAGGTAAACATTTTTGTTGATTAATCATTCATCAACATCACGAAGGCGCTATACATTACTTGATCAGATTCTAGCACACACACCCTTAGCATACAGGACGTTAGCGATTTCATGCATCAGGGGGGATTTATTTCTTCCTGTATACTGGGATGATCTCATTGGGGCACTTGCATTCGGCGAGACACCATAAATTGACCCAGTGGTTGCCACACCCTGCCTCTTTTTTCAGAGCCGGACAGTTGAGGTATCTGTTTATATATTGACACGGGTTggctggaaagagagagaggggaggaagatgcTGATGATAATTGACCACtttaaataacacacacacacacgatagtgGAAGTGGGGGGTTGAGGTAGTCTAGTGTTTTGGGTGTTGGATTCCCAGCCAAAATGTATGGGATTCAAACGCCAAATGTGTGTAGTCTACCTGTTAGaaatccttgagcaagatgcccttactacctgttccttaatgacacCACTGTAGTCAATCTGGATGAATGTATATGCTTGATTACTAAATTAAAAAGACCAATAGTGGTGAGAAGAAATGACCCACCCACCCAGAGTATAGTAATATAATGTTTTGTGATCTTATAGTACATAAAATGTGCAGTGTGTGATACTCACTACAGAGTTTGTCTTCACAGTTATTTGGACAGGAATCGCAGGCAGTTCCTTCTTTATATGGAGGCCATCCTACATAATTACCCCTTTAagaaatagatagatagttagatGTTTATCCGAGACAAGAAATTAGGGTGTCACAGCAGAATATACAGGACAGGGTTATAGGAAGTAAAAACATGTTAAaggataaataaatatctatatggATATATAATGGATATATCGATAGTTAAAccaataggcctacacatacaaatttataaaataataacaataacaggaTAGTGTAGTCGCTAATGTATAGATAGTACACAGTATAGTAAGTAAAGTAAGCAGATATTATATCAGGCTATGGTATCTCGAAGCTGACTCTAGCCCAAATGTCTACTGTCAAAATTAAAGTCCATATTCCTTCAGCTAAACACCCTGTACCCTACCTCCACCTCAAGTTCACCATTGACATGCGTCTGAATTCACTTGGAAGCATCTACTCAATAACTCCAACACTAAACAGGGTCTCAAACGTGTGTCCAACATACGCGCGGTAGTACTGGCAGCCGTAGAAGTATTTGCTCCCACACTTGGTCATTCCACAGCCCACCTGCCAAGAGCTGTTCCACACCACCTGgggccaagacacacacacacacacacacacacacacacacacacacacacacacacacacacacacacacacacacacacacacacacacacacacacacacacacacatacatacacatacacacacacacacacacgcacgtttacAATTCGTTCAGTGTTCCCAGAATAATCAGTAATATGTCTCTTTACCCACAACAAACAGCGCTTACATAACACTGGCTGAGTTTGATGTTGGCTAGTTGGCTAGTTGGAATTCATGACAGCTGTTTCTAAATCAGAATGTGTTTGCACAGTGGGGTTAAAGCTGAGTTCAACTAGTGTATTGAATCATGGCCGGGGCGAGGTACCTGTTATGTGGTTCTGCGTTGGGATTATGCGCATGGACCGCCAAAGGTTATTCTCACCACAAATTCAGTGTCCTCTGGGGGGCCTTTTCTTTGGAGATGATGTATTATACAAAGATATTCATGAATCGATTTTAAATCTGCTCAATGTCGGATTCAGTATCGTGCACCTTTGTGTAAACGTGTATGTAACCGTGGGCGATGGCGGCCTCTATACGCTACACCTCGAGGTAGATGCCCACTGCGTGCCCCTGGTGGTGAGGTTAACCAGCCTTGTACTGGTGCATTTACGAATGCACCAGTACAAGTTGAATGCCGGGAAGAATGCAGGCTCGAAAGCTACTTAATGATACCTGTGTGTAGTGGCCCACGGATTCTCCATTCCCTGAGCCGTTTGGGTACGTGTAGTGTTGGACCTCGTTGTGCCAGGCTGTGATGACTGTTGCCCAGTCCAGTGCACTGGTCGAGTAGAAGAGATTCTCCCCCAACTCATAGCCTGCATGGCCCAGAGAGACTcgtcaggtatgtgtgtgtgtaggtgtgcagtggtctacatgttcctccatgtgtgtgtgtgtatgggtgtcaGTGTCTGAATAGTGGTGTAGGGTGGTCTGCACGTGCATCCATGTGTatctgcatgtgcgtgcgtgggtgtggagCCACATGCAGGTATACTACGCATGGTTACGTGCATGCATGCCTTTGgccctgtgtgtgcctgcgtgtgcgtgcttgttcttgtgtgtgtctgcgtgcatgggTTGTTTtcataaaatgtaaataaatctaATCCAGTTATTTCAACTTGGGTTCAAATTGTGACCCCTGGATAGAAAAGCCCTGCCTGATAAGACATCTTAGTGTAGCGAAGCATATATGTTACTGTCAGATAAGATGAACTCTGTTTAGGCCAAGGGCGTTAAGATGGAAAATGATTTATTATAACACAGATAAAGGAGAGCTGTGATGAAGTTCCAGATTCTATGACTTTTACACGTCTTGCTTGTTTATCAATGTCATATTAATATTACATAATGAAAAATATTCGCACTATATTCTTGATATTGTAAATTGTTGATATTTGTTCAAAGGCAGCGTTTcagtcaaatatatatatttgccttGGTCatcaaaccctaacccaaattTATAAAATGTTATATCAAATTAAATGAATTTAAATGATTAAATAGGTCTTCTTTCAGTAGTCCTAAACGATACCAGGAAAGCTGGAAGGAGAATGGAGGACAGAGGGTTGGATTTACCGTTCAACATTCTGCTACTGGGTGGACCGTGTTTTAGCATGCAATGGTCCAGCCAGGCCTGGGAAAGAGCTGCCACGTCATTACTCCAGATCTACCAAGAAAGAGATTATGCTTTAAAGTGTACTGTACACTCTATAACAACATGAAGCCATACAGTGAATACTGACACAGTAatttaaggaacaggtagggatTAGGCAttgaacacagacacaggtctgtaaagagcaggtaggggttagaccaGGGGTGCCCACACTTTTTCGAAAAAAATGCTAAACGTGTGTTAATTTAGATATACTCAGTACATACTCTTACAAGACTTGACCGGTCATCAGAGTACGATGACCGGTCATACTATGGAATGCcctgggttagacagtgaatacagtgaCAGGTCTTTAATGTGCAGGGGTAAGAAAGTGAATACAGTGACAGGTCTttaaggaggaggtaggggtaaGAATATCCTGCCACTTAAATATGTAtcattataaattatataaattattataattgaTCTGTAAAATTCAATTTATTTTGTGTCTTTGCAATAGGACACAATTCAAGGTTAACCTTGCATTGCTGAATTGTTAAGTTATTGTTAAATTAACAGTATGTGTATaaactttgtgtgttttttgtattgACTTACCAATAACTGTCAAGTGTTTAAAAGCAACCCATCAACGATTTTGTGCGTGTTTAAATAGAAGGTCATGACTTGAGCGAACCACACCCCCTGGCACTCAAACAGGAGATatcaatataattgtataatttatTATAATGATCAGTTATAAGTTCCCAAAGCCACTCAAATatgaataatgataataaattaCAGTATTAAAGAGGCTTAATAAGAACAGTACGATAGGCCTATTAGTTCCTTGGCCATTACCAGATTAATGATGCAAAAACGCTAAATGATAAGCATAATATTAGCTGTGGTCTGGCCAGTACAATTTTAACAAGGAATGCAAGCAGTCCCGAGGTATTCACCACAGGTCTTCACAGCCCACGCAGCGCCTTCTTCTCAAGTGTAATTGTGATTTATTGAATAACGAAAGATTTAGATTTACAGATAATTAATTTGGCACTCCCAAATAAATTATAATTCCAATAACAATAGGTATCTAATTACTAATTACAATGCACTATGCACTATGATGATAGTATAATATTAGTTCCTGGGCCACTACAATATAAGGATGTGGGGCGACAGGAGGAACGTACCATTTTCAACATGTTGGCTGCAGACGGCTGGACCGCTCTCCTGAACGCATTGTGAGCGTCCACGATCTGGTTTTCGATCGCCGGGTCGGTCGGGCAAATCCCTGCAAATGTGCACATGccatgtgtgaatgcatgtgtgtgcccaCGTGTCTGTTATTTTATGATTGACATGCAACGTTGACACATTGACGCAAATGCTCACAGCatgaagaggggagagaagctAATCATTTATTTTCTATATCACATGAGTATATCCCATCTTGCCttataatatgaataatattacatttatgaatatgaatattatGAATGAGCACTTTAATGTCCACACACGAAAGCCACAAAAATTAACATTGTCATCATGAAGCCACACGTATAAGTGATAATTTTAGAGTACATGGGATATGGCGTTAGTAACAGCCCTTGGTGCGTGCAGAGTAATTATTGTGTAGCGTGTAGTGTAAACATGTTGATTGTGTAATGTGAGGCATATTCTCCCTACCTGGCTACGAGTGGCGCAGGATCACAGCAAGCAAGAGAACAATATCATGACAAAAAAAACGAGGACAGTGTCAGTGTCAGACATCTTGAGGAACTAGGATTAAAAAGCAATGAGACAAagtaacacaaaaaaacataaagcaaCAAATACCACAGTGTGTAAGTTCAACGTTATCAAAATAACAGTATAAAGATACAGTAAACAACACAGTATAAGAACagaatgagtaggcctatatatgggACAGTTAAGGCTATGTATGAcgcagaggcggacagagtacacagcttccttacttgagtaaaagtacagataccccttgctaaattttactcaagtacaagtaaaagtactacagtcagatgtctacttaagtaaaagtactgaagtacttgtttttaaaagtacttgagtatcaagagtacaagagtatgttttctaaatattgcattactactgccacagtgcttacatttatgtatataaacgtcctacatggagttatgaaaaatgttaacaccttgaagaatgtaaaaggaattgaaagtaaaatcaagtaattttcatctttttaccatggcaatagcacaatagtatacagtataacagtttactcaagaacataaaaacaattgctcagcttacataaatatgcaatatcagaaaagaaaagtcagctaacaattctatgtatgtgtgagtttctccgtttttttatcaatcaaatcaacaatcgtctctcatctaattctgaccatggagttggctttggcggaaagcgaaggtgattgctgataggccgaaggctgtcctaatcagtttgagagggaatcacgtttgagagggaaacaacaaattgagggtttccgtgatttttcttttctccttttatctttcagaaggagtaacgggtacttaCTCaaggttatggatagaaatgtaacgagtacaatatttgcctctcaaatgtacttgagtaaagtcatgagtactcccaaaaaatgatactcgagtaaagtacagatccctcaaaattgtacttaagtactgtactcaagtaaatgtactccgttactgtccggctcatCAGTGCATACAAACAGAATCAATCTCCATGGAaacaatgtctatttgtttccATGGAGCTTTTCCAATATAAGAGGCAAATGAATGGGTTtgaatataatgtataataacaTGATGTGCAGTATTTATAAATACATCTCCTTTAATACCAGAACAAATGTCTAAAAGAGTGCTTAACCTTCTgtacttgttttgtttgtttcttaccACGTTGCAAGCTGCGTGGACTCCGTGCAATGTCAAGACGGACAGCACGAACACTAACATTATAgcggaggagtggaggaggctaAATATTCTGGGGATCGATGAAGAACACTGTTAAAAATCACTGTTTAAAGATGATTTGAAGATGTGAAATAGTCATGCAACCCAACATGTGATTCTTATCTAAATTGCTATTAATTATAGCATATCAGTCGGTGGTAGATTGCAAATTGACCATCATATTAGAAATTAAGATCACGCTAAATTCTGCTTTTGtaatgcaaaaatgtatttcaaattgaaaagcttaACCCAGTCCCAGAAGGTAATATTTTCCATGTTGTATGTCAATGTTTGCATTACACTTCAAATAATGCAAGAAAAACACAGATACATAAAACCAATCTATTTTTGGatcctttaaaaaatatatatttaaacctGCATAgggcatttaaaaaatgtatatattggGTTGGCGTTCTTCAGGGAAGAACCCCACCTGATATGTGATGAGCGAAGGGCTAATCATACCTGTTCATGAGTCGTCTGGGCCCTCCCccactcgctctccctcctgatATAGCGGTAGCAGACGCCGCCGATGATGTCACGGCAATACTCCCGCCCTCTCCGCGAGTAATGGGCCGCGACGCAGACATAAGGATTAAGTCACACAATGGAAAGTACTGCAAAGTCTCACAGATCGGCCCTGGGATGAAGAGAGCATTCATTGTGGCTGACAAGTGGTAAACACGGTGCTGTGAGCCTAGGGGTGTAGCTAATGACTTGGATTATGTGCTGCTGTTTACCCAGTGCATAGTAGCTTTGGCTGTCGCAGTTAGTGGTGAAGGAAATTCCATGGCTGCATTGAATCTGAAATATATTGATGGATGATGGTCTGAGCGAAAGCCAAATACAAACACTGGTCCCACCCATTGTGTGACGATATGcacaagatggaggagagagtcaGCCTAAAGCTACTGTCTGTGTTATGAAGACCAGGTTCCCTGTTGTTATGATTATGACTATGATCATGattcatgattattattatgattattaaaaacattgggtttattattattatgattaacaTTATTTTGATTATATTTGTAGTAGAAGtaagtagtaatagtagtagtaattgCTGTAATAATAACAATGGTTGTATTATCGTTAAAGTTCTCAGTGGTAGAAGTAGTGAGATGAACATGAAAGAgccgaaggaggaggaggagcaagaggaggaaaACAAGGAGAATAATCTGTCAGATCCATTGGCCATTCAGCCATTCAGTTACTGTTCCTGGAAGCAGAAGGTCTTCATAGCGTAAGGGTGTTTGAGGGCGGCCCTGTGGTTCCGTGCAGTGTTCTGCTTCTGCTGGTTCTGCAGGGCCGGGTGAAGCTATAGCTGGAGACAATCTCTGTGTACTGGGTGGATCGGATGGGGCAGCTAACATCTCAGCGGTTAAACACAGTGTTCAGATGTTTCTCTGAAATGATAATGGAACACACAGTCAATTACTTCAGCGAAATAGCTTCCAAAGCCTTTTTGTTGCGACATGGTTTCTTATATCAATGGTATTAATATGATTTTTTATAGATATTGTACCCA from Gadus morhua chromosome 11, gadMor3.0, whole genome shotgun sequence carries:
- the LOC115553369 gene encoding cysteine-rich venom protein encodes the protein MNALFIPGPICETLQYFPLCDLILMSASRPITRGEGGSIAVTSSAASATAISGGRASGGGPRRLMNRIFSLLHSSAIMLVFVLSVLTLHGVHAACNVPGICPTDPAIENQIVDAHNAFRRAVQPSAANMLKMIWSNDVAALSQAWLDHCMLKHGPPSSRMLNGYELGENLFYSTSALDWATVITAWHNEVQHYTYPNGSGNGESVGHYTQVVWNSSWQVGCGMTKCGSKYFYGCQYYRAGNYVGWPPYKEGTACDSCPNNCEDKLCTNPCQYINRYLNCPALKKEAGCGNHWVNLWCLAECKCPNEIIPVYRKK